The DNA region agacccatttccaaattgttgatagttgcattggtgtggtagtttcgatccccaatcatgtcctcatcaacccatgtattcaagcagttgatttttttctgtgtttcctctcctgctgttcttcctctgaatgtgggtagcgttctttaccataaatccctcagaattgtcctgggtcattgcattattttatatcttattttactaaaattattgataatttcaacAACTTTTTAGTTGACTTTCTAAGATTTTCCacgtataccatcatattatctgcaaaaagagatagcTCTATTACATCTTTGCCCATtttgattctttaatttttttcccttctcttattgctattgatCATGTttttaatactatgttaaataaaattggtgataatgggcatccttttatcacatctgatcttattgggaaggcttctagcttatctctgttacaaataatatttgccCTTGATGTTAGGTAGATCCTtagtatcattttaagaaaaattccatttactcCTTTGCTTTCCAGTGTTCAGGAATGATTGTTGTACTTTTATcaatggctttttctgcatctattgattataagcatgatttttttattattttgttattaatgtcatcaattatgttgatagtctTCCATATGTTAAACCATTCCTGCATTATTGGTATAATTCTATTTAGTCACAaaatataatctttgtgatatattgttgcagtttcctagctagtattttatttaggatttttgcatcatcatttattaatcaagctgatctataattttctgtttttgctccttTAGGTTTAGgcatcaataccatatttgttttattaaaggaGTTGGTTTAACTTTCTCATATAAGAAATGAACAATTGGATCTTGTCAGATCTCTAATAATtggtctttcatgtttaccttcttATAATTCTTGTAGATCAAGTTTTCTACTGAGTTATTCCCCCCAGCCCCCAAGAATAGTTGAAGtacctttagtttttttttttttaacccttaacttctgtgtattggctcataggtggaagagtggtatgggtgggcaatgggggtcaagtgacttgcccagggtcacacagctgggaagtgtctgaggccggatttgaacctaggacctcctgtctctaggcctgaccctcactccactgagctacctagctgtcccccctACCTTTagttttaaatatccattttccccttgTCTAATAATGCTCAGCTTTGCTAGGTATATTATCTTTGTTTGTAACCcagttcctttttcctctttgaaatattgtattccatgcccaTGGTTCTTTTAATGTTGAAGCTGCTAAGTtttgttattctgactgtagcttcATAGTACTTAAATTGCTCCCCCCCCCCTtgttgtttgtagtattttctccataACTTGGGAGTTAAGACAACTTAGCAGTTATATTCTTGTGCATTTTCACATGAgtctctttgaggtggtgattgggtggattctttcaatttttattttactctctcaTTCTAGAACTTCCAGGCAACTTTCGTTAATGATTTCTTAAGAGTatggtgtctaaactcttttcttcataaCTTTCTGGAGGTCTCTTCTCAatatattttccatgtcagttgtttttgtaatgttttatattaatctcttctattatttcattctttttattttccttgttgCCTTAAGTCATGAGTTTCCTCTCACtgacttctaatttttaatgaattttctaCTGTGATTTTTTgcatctctttttccaattgggtgATCTTTTTggggtgatttttttcttcatattttaagaCACTTTAtcttaccaattacatgtaataagaagttcccacatgttttctgaagttatacaatccaagttttcttccttcctccctttgctCCACCTTCCTGAAgatggtgaattttttttttcatgtattataATGGATGATGAAGCATAAAAGATAAAGAGGACAACTCTGATATGAAAAAGTAGAGGTGGTAGAGGTGCTAGTTATGGTAGGAGCAAGCGAGAAAAAGGTAGGTGTGAATTTTAGTTGGCATCTTTGACTGAACAAAAAGATGCCCTCTAGCTGTACATTGAGTAGAAACCTAGATCAAGTGTTTTTGGGAGGACATGaacaagaatgaaatgagatggaaaagtGTGAATGGACTGTGCAAAGAGGAGCTATATAAAGGAAATCAGAGATTGAGTTAGGTAGTGTAGTAAACTAAATTTCATATGGATTATTTGTTTACCATTATATGAATTCCATTAGAAGGACTACAATATCCTCCACAAAATTTAGTTTAGCCATGCCTGtatggttgtgtgtgtgtattgtgggTGAGCAATCTCAATCACTTATTTTACTTCATATGATAACACAATACATAAAGTCTGTGTCTCTACATTTTACTCATCAGTGGGGTGATTTTCTTGTATTGTTTTCTTAGTTCCCTAGCATCCCCCTCCCAATCCCACTCTTTGGGCTTGTGGCTacttgggtttctttttttttctgttttaaaagtaGTTGTTTTAACTTTGCTAATCTCCCCACAGTAGCCACCTATAGTTGGATTCTTTAATCTTTGGCTTACTCACTTTTTTCCCTCCAAATGTTAGTAGTCAAAGCAATAGACTTGTTAGCTTTATGCTTTAGTCAGGCTCTGTTCCCAGGATGTGTGTGTGGGGTGAtgcctcaggtttcaggatttgGGGGGGTTATTTCCTAGACCCTACttaattcttctaatttctattaGTACCAGGTACGGTCCCTGCTCCCATCCCAGTCTGTGATTGACCTCAAGTGCTCCAACTAGAGCCACCTCCACCTTCCCCCCAGTAGTTCTGCCACCACAGGCAGACAGCTCATCTCCCTCCTAGATATCAGCCAGGGACTTGACCCTCCTGTGGTGACCACAGCCCACAGGGTCCCAGCACTTCAGCAAATGCACTGACTGTCATATGCTCCCTCTTCTACTCCTCCTCACCTGCAGCCAAAGCCTGGGACAAGGTTAGCATCTAGTCAGTATGCCTGAACACTTGAAGTCCTCGGTTCAGCAGGCAACCCAGGTGTGAGGGAGTGGGGATCTTTGGAGCCAATGTTGTATCTCATGCAGAACTCTCAGGCTTCACTGCCTATTGACTCCACTGGTATCTGCCACTGGGATACACCAAGGAGATCAAACTGCTCTCCTAGATTGTTCCTGACTGCTCTGCTTCACTCCCAactcttcttgttcttttttgttgttgttgttgctgcttttagcattgattctgtgggGACATTTCTGATTATTTGTGGGGGAGTCTGGACTGCAAAGCAGTCTCAtgttctactctgccatctttctATAAATCTCTGctacattacattaaaaaaattccacTGCATATTTTATCAGTGTTCAGCAACACACACATTTTATAAAGAGaacttaaatgtgtttctttaagtaatatcaatactcTGAGACTgtaatttcattattttgagtGTTCTCTCTGGCGGGGCAATCCAAAATCTGTCATGCTTGCCCATCTTCACAAAAGTTCTCTTACATAACATTTGACACCAATGAAATGAACGTATTAAGGGTCTTCCACACTTTTTCCCCTGATATTGCAAGGCTACACGGAGCCTGTGGGCTATCATTTATTCTTCACTCTCACTACATAAAATCTATTCATCTTTTTTATCATGTCTTTcatgtttgaaatattttcaaaaaggtAAATTTTAAAAGGGCATGTGTGTTTTCTGAAATGTACTGCAAAAGAATTTTCTATAAAACTAtcttattcatttacaaaatataaatcagCCATATTTAGTGAATGACTTAACACATATTTGCAATCcttatcaatttttatttatttcagtcaCTTATAAGCTTGATACATTGGTCCACATCAAAAAGTAGGAATCATCTGTTTAGCATTCTGTAGAATGAAATTGTAACATCAACCTCACAAACTAATATAGGAGTTGAAAAAcagacattaaaataaaaaatggattttcaactcaagccattcccaaaAGTACCACCATACAGAAATGTGTGTCTGTGTACATAACTGTAAGAATTCACAATACCATATGCCGACAAATGAGAGTATTTCAGAGTTGGCAGGAACTGAAATGGCATTTaagtccaagcccctcattttaaagaaggggaaactgaggcccaaagaggttagtGACTCCTCCATTGTCACATAGCTAGACATGGCATGAAGTGGAATTAGAAGAACCCTGGTCTCCTGGGTCCAGTCCAGTCAAATACTCTACATGATTCCCTTTCTAGGTTTTAACCACTTCTTAATAAATCATCAAACTTTcagaagaggtaaaaaaaaaaagttatcctcTGTCTAtgggaatatttttctaaaactatgtGTATAAGCATTTCCCCCATTTTAGGGCTTTTGAAGATCATAAAAACTTTCAACTAGCAACTATTCAAGATATTTATATCACCTTAAGACATTTACAAGTAGTGCATAATAATACATAACAATCTAGAGATGATTTCTACCCGTACCATTGTAGAGATAAAGAACTCAGAAAAAATTCTATTATACTTTCAGTGCATTTGTTCCACAGAAATGAGTCAAAaaggctaacatttatatattaagcATAAATACTTAAAGAATTTTCAGTgcatattttcaaatttaaaatggaatgaaatattttaacaCCACTGTAGTAACATAGCAGAGTGAAAGATTTGTGTCACAATTTCACTTAAATACTACCCACTTTGAAAAATGGTTACAAGTACacacaaaatagaaaacaaatcaacttttaatacattttaaatacaaCATCCACTTTAAGCCATACCCAAACATTTATCTTAATATAATATGGGTAGTTCCCATATTCTTTTAGTAGGAtggcacaaaaaaaaaaggttaatccATTCGGATCTTCTGATTTGTCATCCTATAAACAATGCCATCGTATCCAGGATCAATGTTCCATAGCCCGTAGGAGATGATGATCACAGCTAAGGCTATGCCCAGCATTAACCAAAGAACTATGTTGAAGACTACTGCATAATTTGCACTGTACCTGTGTGCAAGGTTGTATAGGTTTCCTTTAACTTTCTAaatgtaaataggaaaaaaaagagaaaaaagatttgaatataaagtTAACAATTGTAttcagaaaaattataacaacatatcagggcagttttactATTAACCAAAACTGGGGCTGCTGGGAATGTTAGTTTTTAACTCCCAAagaaatttccattttcatcaacTGACATATTTTGCATAAAtcaaatttaatatttgtattcATTAGGAGGTAATGTTAACATAATTTGAAGTAGGTTATAATCAACAATATATCTTAATTCTCCATTcaccaaatatatttaattttacttttaaaatatcagagAAGAAAGCTTCCACATAATAATAACCAAGTATAACTGGTAAAAAATTCTTATCAGAATTCAGCTAAATGCCTGCAGATGAACTCATAGCTCACCTTAAAAACCTGAGCTAGTGCTCAGGAGATGTGGTTTGGAAAGGGAATCTCAGCTAAAAGGCATCAACTGGGTGGCTGCTTTTGTTTGGTTCCCTGAATTGAAAGACTCTTCTAAGCCACTGGCAGAAGACTTGACttatagatatttaaatatagaaatttaaattaatagaCGTGCTCAACCTTAAAATTCTCTTCAGAACTAAAGTACATTTATCAGTCAACTCTGGGCTATGAGggatttgttattttaatttccttaattCTACTTCCTAATAGAACTGGCCAGAGAGGAGATTGTGGTTGGCCATGGAGAAGATTGTGTATATGGATGAGTATATATCTGACTTCATCCAAAAATCACATACATATCAACAACTCATTGTTCTGAATGGCTTACAGTATTACTTTTCTAAATGAGTATTTAAAGAATACTaaagaaatacataaaagaaatgagtatttaaaaattaattgcatATATCATCGTTATGTGTGTTTTCAGTGCCTTTTGGATGCAAACTATTATAATTTGACTCTACATAGTAACTATTTAACTGTGAATGCTCAATATTCAATAAGATTCATAATGCCAGAAATTAATGTAGCAGATGAGAGCAAACTGTTTCCATACCTAAGTCTTAAAAATAAAGGTATTCTATCTAAAGATAGGAAGTCTCCAAGAAAAAATATGTACGCTCACgcttaatttctaatattataATTACTCTAGTAATTAAGTATGAACATTAACTTATTGTTTCTGAACCATCTCCCTTTCATTCTTGAccctaaaataaaaggaaaatcaagtgTTTATCAAACCAAAATCTGGTTCCAATCAAATCATGGCACGAAATCACTGGTATCTTGTAATTCAACAGCTACAGTTAAatatagtttcaaattctctagatgagagattaaaaataaaattaagaaactcATTTTTCAAAGTTATTAGATTTAATGCATTTAATGGAGTGGCTTCTAAGTGAATTatgatttggtttttaaaaatgtttctctctTAATTAGAAAGCagtatatttacttatataagcTTACCTTTGGTTTTGTCTGAAGAACAGTTCGTGTCTTTCTCACAAGGGGAGTGTCAAAAGCCTTTACTGTTACTACTTCCACTACTGCATTCCCACCATAAAGGTTATACATCTCATCTGCAAACTTTGAAAGATTACTTATTTTACTatcaaaattgaatataaaagtATAACATGATTTTCTAGGTTACCtcaataaaaggagaaaagggatttGAGAGGAGAGGGAACTGTGAAGCACAACTAGTCAACTATGAAGTTGTTACTGGAAAGGGAGGACAATGAAATCAGGTGGAGGGACTGGAAGTCAGGATGAGGGCAcaaacccaacaagaattcctagaagagttaaagcAAGAACTAAAAGAAGAGCCCCCCACTTCCCtcctcaactaaaaaaaaacccacaagtaTTGGTGG from Gracilinanus agilis isolate LMUSP501 unplaced genomic scaffold, AgileGrace unplaced_scaffold9127, whole genome shotgun sequence includes:
- the LOC123256704 gene encoding renin receptor-like, whose translation is MYNLYGGNAVVEVVTVKAFDTPLVRKTRTVLQTKPKKVKGNLYNLAHRYSANYAVVFNIVLWLMLGIALAVIIISYGLWNIDPGYDGIVYRMTNQKIRMD